The Choristoneura fumiferana chromosome Z, NRCan_CFum_1, whole genome shotgun sequence DNA window agaatgaaaacACTGTaatgttttgtaatatttattaaaacatttcGAGCTGCTACTATTCATTCAATTcaatatttcagtttattacGCTCTGCCAAACGATCTTAGATACAAGATTTATTACATATAAAACATTATAGACAAGGCACATAAATTACTGTCTAGTAATTACAAATAGAGTAGCCCGAAGGGTGCTATTATTATACATCAGTACGTACGATAATGGTAGCAGTATTTCTAAAAAGATACAGAAGTATGATACGTGTTAGTGTATTTTTCTTCTGTGTTGGTTGCGGCGTAACATTGTGTTTTTTACGAATTAGCTGTGCCAAAACTTCTGAATCTGCATTACCCAATTTTAAAAGACAAGTGGTAAATTACGACGATTTTGTGGAATTTGCTGTGCTCGTATTAACAAACCCAGACAATGCGAATAAGCGAAATGTTATTCGGAACACTTGGGGTAAATTTGTTTACAACTTATACATGCAAAATGGAGAGATAATGTACAAATGGAACCACAGCTGGACAGAAAAACGTAGTTCACGTCCCAAGTTCGTTCAAGTTTATTTCGTCATTGGAACTAAAGGTTTGAGCTCTGAAAAATGGGACAAGCTTGAAATGGAAGACAGTAGAAATAAGGATATGGTCTTCTTGAATGACTTGACTGACACATATGAAAATTTGGCTTTAAAAGTAAAGCTTTCTTTTCAATGGTTTAATGACAATTTGgataacttaaaatatttaatcaagTGTGATGATGATTCTTTTGTCAGGATAGATTTAATAGTTAAAGACTTGGAGGCCTCTGCTCCACTAATGAATTCGGATATGCTTAGTAAATATGTCACACAAAAGAACCAGGTGAGATGATGAAATTGATATGTATATGATGTTGAATGGTTTAGGTCATGCTTATTACTATACTAGCTATTGCCTGCGAAGAATTCTCTTTTATCACTGtgagaactatgcattttccgagttaaaaaaaacttcaccaggactcaaactatctgcatagaGAATTTCATTTAAGTCAGTCAGTTTTACAAacttgcatttataatacagtggtggtcatgtaatta harbors:
- the beta3GalTII gene encoding beta-1,3-galactosyltransferase 6; its protein translation is MVAVFLKRYRSMIRVSVFFFCVGCGVTLCFLRISCAKTSESALPNFKRQVVNYDDFVEFAVLVLTNPDNANKRNVIRNTWGKFVYNLYMQNGEIMYKWNHSWTEKRSSRPKFVQVYFVIGTKGLSSEKWDKLEMEDSRNKDMVFLNDLTDTYENLALKVKLSFQWFNDNLDNLKYLIKCDDDSFVRIDLIVKDLEASAPLMNSDMLSKYVTQKNQKVTSPSKGLYWGYMNGRAQINRYSGKWLEHDWFLCDYYLPYALGGGYVVSRSIVDFIGKNADLLSCYRSEDVSMGVWTAPLDGINRVHDIRFDTEWKSRGCLNHMLVRHKQNTQDMFQMYKTLVDSEGKILCKTETYYDTPYDYDWKQRPSRCCNEPHLLK